One region of Phragmites australis chromosome 18, lpPhrAust1.1, whole genome shotgun sequence genomic DNA includes:
- the LOC133899161 gene encoding basic helix-loop-helix protein 80-like, translating into MADFSSHHSFLLKMPAALTNGHSPNTSGLLFYSQSHGQAAAAAEAYAAPGGAAMAEDASLESSSAVVDTSPQDSASPLDRKRKATEDNATLSSAHSKDCKEGKSKRGKRPNKEAEEKSTTEDEVPKGYIHVRARRGQATDSHSLAERVRRERISERMRMLQALVPGCDKVTGKALVLDEIINYVQSLQNQVEFLSMRIASMSPVLYGFGLDSDGLQDQTQKLGGMFQEVLAVPGPVLSQASPAPSQAIMDTTSTTAYSLQGQGAISFSQDNGAYLMQAVGEPRQELLNQLLFNNMCSFQ; encoded by the exons ATGGCAGACTTCTCATCACACCACTCTTTCCTCCTCAAGATGCCTGCAGCCTTGACCAATGGCCACTCCCCCAACACCTCAGGCCTCCTGTTCTACAGCCAAAGCCATggccaagcagcagcagcagcagaagcgtATGCAGCACCAGGAGGGGCAGCCATGGCAGAGGATGCCTCGTTGGAGAGCTCCTCTGCAGTTGTTGACACCTCTCCACAGGACAGTGCATCTCCACTGGACAGGAAGAGGAAGGCCACTGAGGACAATGCCACACTTAGCTCTGCTCACTCCAAG GACTGCAAGGAGGGCAAGAGCAAGAGGGGGAAGAGGCCCAACAAGGAGGCTGAGGAGAAGAGCACCACTGAAGATGAGGTCCCCAAAGGGTACATCCATGTGAGGGCAAGGAGAGGGCAGGCAACAGACAGCCACAGCCTTGCAGAGAGA GTAAGGAGGGAAAGGATCAGTGAGAGGATGAGGATGCTGCAAGCACTGGTCCCTGGTTGTGATAAG GTTACTGGAAAGGCCCTCGTTTTGGATGAGATAATCAATTATGTGCAGTCCTTGCAGAACCAAGTTGAG TTCCTTTCCATGAGGATTGCCTCTATGAGCCCTGTGTTGTATGGGTTTGGACTGGACAGTGATGGCCTCCAAGACCAAACACAA AAGCTTGGAGGCATGTTCCAAGAAGTCCTTGCAGTGCCAGGTCCAGTGCTGAGCCAAGCCAGCCCAGCTCCTTCTCAAGCCATCATGGACACCACATCCACCACAGCCTACTCATTGCAGGGCCAGGGTGCCATCTCTTTTTCTCAG GACAATGGCGCTTACCTGATGCAAGCAGTGGGGGAGCCAAGGCAGGAGCTGCTCAACCAGCTGCTGTTCAACAACATGTGCTCTTTCCAGTAG